In one Lachnospiraceae bacterium GAM79 genomic region, the following are encoded:
- a CDS encoding HNH endonuclease: MSKREPIKTTKEAIISYWAKHQDECGLSVDWAEAGERCWRCGCERSLDRCHIIPDSLGGKDEPENLVLLCKRCHADGPNVADPEIMWDWIRAYGVSFYDTFWGCEGMREYKFIYGYKFRSALRYILDHSENELDERKMQEYISKEIKSLADRSSVHFGQNYWNTATYAGNLRMIIKSLAEKQGINIKEIDKELQQNKSSWWLEAF; encoded by the coding sequence ATGAGCAAAAGAGAACCAATCAAAACTACAAAAGAAGCAATTATTTCATATTGGGCAAAGCATCAGGACGAATGCGGATTAAGTGTAGACTGGGCTGAAGCGGGTGAAAGATGTTGGAGATGCGGGTGTGAGCGTTCATTGGATCGATGCCACATTATACCGGATTCATTAGGTGGAAAAGATGAACCGGAGAATTTGGTGCTTTTGTGCAAGAGATGCCATGCAGATGGTCCGAATGTTGCAGATCCGGAGATTATGTGGGACTGGATAAGAGCCTATGGGGTTTCGTTTTATGATACATTTTGGGGATGTGAGGGAATGCGCGAATATAAATTTATATATGGGTATAAATTTCGGAGCGCATTAAGATATATTCTGGATCATTCAGAAAATGAGCTGGATGAAAGAAAAATGCAGGAATATATAAGTAAAGAAATCAAGTCCCTTGCAGACAGATCAAGTGTGCATTTTGGACAAAATTACTGGAATACAGCAACATATGCAGGAAATCTTAGAATGATAATTAAGTCATTAGCAGAAAAGCAGGGGATTAACATTAAAGAAATAGATAAAGAACTACAGCAAAATAAATCCTCATGGTGGCTGGAAGCATTTTAG
- a CDS encoding ABC transporter ATP-binding protein — protein MINADKKKEMKNLSEMLLETRNLTKQYGHHKAVDSVNMHIKKGAIYGFIGRNGAGKTTCLKMISGLSKPTCGEIEMFGYKGKDLQKVRSRIGCLIEAPGLYGDMTAYENLNIKCKLFGIKKKSYIEEILRIIGLEDVGKKKTKHFSLGMKQRLGIGLALVGEPDLLVLDEPINGLDPQGIAEIRDTIQRLQKEKNMTICISSHILEELSKIATDYGIIHNGSLLQEITREELIRRCSERIELTLDHPKQAIPVMDSMGFTNYQVTDKEHIHIFERLNESAALNMELAKSGIPVKGISITSEELETYFLNLTGGADHA, from the coding sequence ATGATAAATGCAGATAAGAAAAAGGAGATGAAAAACTTGAGCGAAATGTTATTGGAAACAAGAAACTTGACTAAGCAATATGGACACCATAAAGCTGTGGACAGTGTCAATATGCATATTAAAAAAGGTGCTATTTATGGTTTTATCGGTCGGAATGGAGCTGGGAAGACAACTTGTCTGAAGATGATCAGTGGACTTTCCAAGCCAACTTGTGGAGAAATCGAGATGTTCGGATACAAGGGAAAGGATTTGCAAAAAGTTCGATCACGGATAGGATGTCTGATTGAGGCACCGGGACTTTATGGAGATATGACTGCATATGAAAATCTGAATATCAAATGCAAGCTGTTTGGAATAAAGAAAAAAAGTTATATTGAAGAAATATTGAGAATTATCGGTCTGGAGGATGTGGGAAAGAAAAAAACAAAACATTTTTCACTTGGAATGAAACAGCGTTTGGGAATTGGTCTTGCTTTGGTTGGAGAACCAGATTTATTAGTTCTTGATGAGCCAATCAATGGATTGGATCCACAGGGTATTGCAGAGATCCGGGATACGATTCAGAGACTTCAGAAAGAGAAGAATATGACAATATGCATTTCCAGTCATATTCTTGAGGAATTATCGAAGATTGCTACTGATTATGGAATTATTCATAATGGAAGTTTATTACAGGAAATTACAAGAGAAGAATTAATAAGAAGATGCAGTGAACGGATAGAGTTGACATTGGATCATCCGAAACAGGCGATTCCGGTGATGGATTCTATGGGATTTACCAACTATCAGGTAACAGATAAAGAGCATATTCATATTTTTGAACGATTGAATGAAAGTGCAGCGTTGAATATGGAACTTGCAAAGTCAGGAATTCCGGTAAAAGGGATTTCCATAACCAGTGAAGAACTGGAAACTTATTTTCTGAATCTGACGGGAGGTGCGGATCATGCTTAA
- a CDS encoding C-GCAxxG-C-C family protein, producing MDKHIEKAMQLRSNAMCPNCAETIMMTYAEELGLSESQMKALGTNFGGGMKSGSTCGAVTGALMVLGALGISDPHIVGEFQRKMKENHNGMINCFDLLRANAQAGGQKKPHCDGMIKEAIELIEEYR from the coding sequence ATGGATAAACACATAGAAAAAGCAATGCAGTTAAGAAGTAATGCGATGTGCCCGAACTGTGCGGAAACGATAATGATGACCTATGCAGAGGAGCTTGGTTTGTCGGAGAGCCAGATGAAGGCACTTGGTACAAATTTTGGTGGAGGAATGAAGTCAGGCAGTACATGTGGAGCTGTGACAGGAGCACTGATGGTACTTGGCGCATTGGGAATCTCAGATCCTCATATCGTAGGAGAGTTCCAGAGAAAGATGAAAGAGAATCATAATGGTATGATAAATTGCTTTGATCTGTTAAGAGCAAATGCACAGGCGGGCGGTCAGAAGAAACCGCATTGTGACGGTATGATCAAAGAAGCCATTGAACTGATAGAAGAATATAGGTAA
- a CDS encoding DUF6430 domain-containing protein: MNKVNVIKQNLEFIGKTWIKCIGTFASILSLFFLFWTWDDIRITSTRYKCVIIILLCVLALILAILWTCIFKRTKTIWESPSGKIKVCYSDIMKDGFDKRNKEEKLFVIPVNSCFDTIVDEDISTCSKPLVSPNSLHGRWIKTMVNKGFTIEEIDNKIHNCLEMQNLVPKSIIADEDKERGKREVYELGTVAMIRGNNNSTFLLLAISEYDKDNIAHTSVDDLEMCIKSLLNFYDQHGQGHRLVIPLMGTNLSRAGLSHNDSLRVITSLFQLYGDKIHGEVDVVIYKGDKDKVTLDI, translated from the coding sequence ATGAACAAAGTAAATGTGATAAAACAAAATTTGGAGTTCATAGGTAAAACGTGGATTAAGTGTATTGGTACATTTGCAAGTATATTATCGCTTTTCTTTTTGTTTTGGACTTGGGATGATATACGCATTACGTCAACACGATATAAATGTGTGATAATAATATTATTATGTGTGCTTGCGCTCATACTTGCAATTCTATGGACGTGTATTTTTAAGAGAACAAAGACAATTTGGGAAAGTCCATCTGGGAAAATAAAAGTATGTTATTCTGATATTATGAAAGATGGGTTTGACAAAAGGAACAAGGAAGAAAAGTTATTTGTAATTCCGGTTAATTCATGTTTTGACACTATTGTAGATGAAGATATATCAACATGTTCAAAGCCATTGGTATCACCTAATTCGCTACATGGAAGATGGATAAAAACAATGGTTAATAAGGGATTTACTATAGAAGAAATAGACAACAAGATACATAATTGCTTGGAAATGCAAAATTTAGTGCCCAAAAGTATTATTGCTGACGAAGATAAGGAACGTGGGAAAAGAGAAGTATATGAGTTAGGTACAGTGGCGATGATTAGGGGAAATAACAATAGTACCTTTTTGTTACTTGCAATTTCGGAATACGATAAAGATAATATCGCTCATACTTCTGTCGATGATTTAGAAATGTGCATAAAATCACTTCTTAATTTTTACGATCAACATGGTCAAGGGCATAGATTGGTAATTCCATTGATGGGAACAAACCTTTCGAGAGCAGGATTGTCACATAATGATTCACTGAGAGTAATAACATCGTTATTTCAATTGTATGGAGATAAAATACATGGAGAAGTTGATGTTGTTATATATAAAGGAGATAAAGATAAAGTAACATTAGACATATAG
- a CDS encoding HAMP domain-containing histidine kinase, protein MYIVIGILAGIIILQFIIMWKYQRQVKDICRQLAFMMKHDSNMLINHEFDVGGIGKLSDKLNELLELRRKEKQHYQEKEALIADTYTNLSHDIRTPLTSLDGYFQLMEECENIEDQKRYLSIIHERIHSLNEMLEELFMFTKLKNESYSLKLTLCCMNRILKETVFSYYDEWVRMEIQPDIQITEEQLYIHGNRQGLRRVIQNVIKNGLDHGEKKISIVLERDQNQAVLRISNQVTHPEQNNIDQVFERFYKADAARSKTSTGLGLSIAKELVSRMDGEIEAKIEKKEFIVEMNFPIGTDAK, encoded by the coding sequence ATGTATATCGTAATTGGGATATTAGCAGGAATTATTATCTTACAATTTATTATTATGTGGAAATACCAGCGGCAGGTGAAAGACATCTGCCGCCAATTGGCGTTTATGATGAAACATGACAGTAACATGTTGATTAACCATGAATTTGATGTGGGTGGAATAGGAAAGCTTTCTGACAAGTTGAATGAGCTTCTGGAACTGCGAAGAAAAGAGAAGCAGCATTATCAGGAGAAAGAAGCTCTGATTGCGGACACTTATACAAATCTTTCTCATGATATCCGTACACCACTGACATCTTTGGACGGATATTTCCAGCTAATGGAAGAATGTGAAAATATAGAGGATCAGAAACGTTATTTAAGCATTATCCACGAAAGAATTCATAGTCTGAATGAAATGTTGGAAGAACTTTTTATGTTTACAAAGTTAAAAAACGAATCTTACAGTTTGAAATTGACATTGTGCTGTATGAACCGGATTTTGAAAGAAACAGTTTTTTCATACTATGATGAATGGGTAAGAATGGAAATTCAGCCGGATATTCAGATTACGGAAGAACAGTTGTATATACATGGAAACAGGCAGGGACTCCGCCGTGTTATCCAGAATGTGATAAAAAATGGGCTGGATCATGGAGAAAAGAAGATTAGCATTGTGTTGGAACGTGATCAAAATCAGGCGGTGCTTAGAATCAGCAATCAGGTTACACATCCAGAACAGAATAATATAGATCAGGTATTTGAGCGATTTTATAAAGCAGATGCCGCCAGAAGTAAAACATCTACTGGATTGGGACTATCTATTGCAAAGGAGTTGGTTAGTCGGATGGATGGAGAGATTGAAGCAAAAATAGAAAAAAAAGAGTTTATTGTTGAAATGAACTTTCCGATTGGAACCGATGCTAAATAG
- a CDS encoding ABC transporter permease: protein MLNIIKMDLYRMLKTKSMYVIWIVLAAILLITTSLCKTDYELLTEKDAMKQEQVTEPTVDNINVGMMVTLPTEPGEKVTVYDIFFANSQGKLYALLLVIFTVLFSTADISSGYIKNIGGQVRNRGTLIFSRAIALAVFTVLTMAGAFLFQAAANGIVFGELEWGNTKAILSYFVTELALHYALVLICMAIAIILKNNVISMVIAVCLSMNVMTIVYGVINSAIQKIGIQNFQIYKYTITGKLSLLPMDPSGNECLAAFGVAIVFIVMMISVSSVVFQKRDI from the coding sequence ATGCTTAATATAATAAAAATGGATTTATACCGGATGCTTAAAACCAAAAGTATGTATGTAATCTGGATCGTACTGGCAGCAATATTATTGATTACAACATCTTTATGCAAGACAGATTATGAGCTTTTGACTGAAAAGGATGCCATGAAACAGGAGCAGGTTACTGAACCTACTGTGGATAATATTAATGTGGGAATGATGGTAACGCTGCCTACGGAGCCGGGAGAAAAGGTGACGGTATATGATATCTTTTTTGCCAATTCCCAAGGAAAATTGTATGCACTGCTTTTGGTGATTTTTACTGTTCTGTTTTCAACAGCGGATATCAGTAGCGGATATATTAAGAATATAGGAGGTCAGGTTAGAAATAGAGGAACTCTGATTTTTTCCAGAGCAATTGCCTTGGCTGTCTTTACGGTACTGACAATGGCAGGTGCATTCTTATTTCAGGCAGCGGCGAATGGTATTGTTTTCGGGGAATTGGAATGGGGAAATACAAAGGCAATTTTATCTTATTTTGTGACTGAACTGGCTCTTCATTATGCACTTGTGCTGATTTGTATGGCGATTGCAATTATTTTGAAAAATAATGTAATCAGCATGGTCATTGCTGTCTGTCTTAGCATGAATGTAATGACCATTGTGTATGGGGTGATCAATAGTGCTATTCAAAAAATAGGAATTCAGAATTTCCAGATTTATAAGTATACGATAACAGGAAAATTATCACTGCTTCCTATGGATCCGAGTGGAAATGAGTGTTTGGCGGCATTTGGTGTGGCAATAGTGTTCATCGTTATGATGATATCAGTAAGCAGCGTTGTTTTTCAAAAGAGGGATATTTAA
- a CDS encoding MATE family efflux transporter, with the protein MKTIKSKEMDMLNGGLVGKLILFSLPLAFSSILQQLFNSADVAVVGRFAGDNALAAVGSCVALVGIFVNLIVGLAVGPNAVLANLIGQKQRDKINDMVHTILTFGTILGLGLMILGFASARIILELSGTPSGVLAEALLYIRIYFLSIPFMTVYNFGAAILRSFGDTRRPMFYLIISGIVNVILNLILVICFHLGVAGVAISTVISNVISAVMVMVYLYRRDDEFAFRFNRMKIVRPYLRKILQIGIPSGIQGTIFSISNVFIQSGINSFGKFAIAGSSLALNFEYFTYDIANAFAQATVTFTSQNYGAGNIKRCKKVFWLNMLFGIVFTEILAVIFIVWSDFFVGIYTKSTAVAAYALIRMYHVCSLEGLTTTYEVESAALRGMGKSVEPAIFTILGTVVFRLIWLGTVFRLLPTFDWLLNVYVASWIFTGCALFIVYVRHMKKVEGKIK; encoded by the coding sequence ATGAAAACGATAAAGTCAAAAGAAATGGATATGTTAAACGGGGGATTAGTTGGCAAGCTGATCCTTTTTTCACTGCCACTTGCATTCAGCAGCATTTTACAGCAATTATTCAACTCCGCAGATGTCGCTGTTGTCGGCAGATTTGCCGGAGATAATGCGCTCGCTGCAGTCGGAAGCTGTGTGGCTCTGGTCGGCATCTTTGTCAACCTGATTGTCGGTCTGGCTGTGGGACCAAATGCCGTCCTCGCTAATCTGATCGGTCAGAAACAGCGTGACAAGATCAACGATATGGTACATACGATCCTGACATTTGGCACAATCCTCGGACTTGGGCTTATGATCCTCGGCTTTGCCTCTGCCCGGATCATTCTGGAATTATCCGGTACACCGTCCGGTGTTCTTGCCGAAGCACTGTTATATATCCGCATCTATTTCTTAAGCATTCCGTTTATGACCGTTTATAATTTTGGAGCTGCCATTCTGCGAAGCTTCGGTGATACCAGACGACCAATGTTCTATCTTATCATCTCCGGTATCGTAAATGTCATCCTGAATCTGATCCTCGTCATCTGCTTTCATCTGGGTGTTGCCGGTGTTGCCATTTCCACTGTAATCTCTAATGTTATCAGTGCTGTTATGGTCATGGTATATCTTTACCGCAGAGATGATGAGTTTGCATTCCGGTTCAACCGGATGAAGATTGTACGCCCATATCTGCGCAAGATCCTTCAGATCGGTATTCCATCCGGTATCCAGGGAACCATTTTCTCGATCTCGAATGTTTTTATCCAGAGTGGTATTAATTCATTTGGCAAATTTGCGATCGCAGGTTCTTCTCTTGCGCTTAATTTTGAATATTTTACCTATGACATTGCAAATGCATTTGCACAGGCAACGGTCACCTTCACCAGCCAGAACTATGGCGCAGGAAACATCAAACGCTGCAAGAAAGTGTTCTGGTTAAACATGCTGTTTGGCATTGTCTTCACAGAGATTCTCGCAGTTATCTTTATCGTATGGAGTGACTTTTTCGTCGGAATCTACACAAAAAGTACAGCAGTCGCTGCCTATGCTTTGATCCGTATGTATCATGTCTGCTCACTGGAAGGTCTGACCACTACTTACGAGGTTGAAAGTGCCGCTCTCCGTGGTATGGGCAAATCGGTAGAACCTGCAATCTTCACCATCTTAGGAACGGTTGTTTTCCGTCTGATCTGGCTTGGCACGGTCTTCCGCCTGCTGCCAACATTTGACTGGCTGTTGAATGTATATGTGGCTTCATGGATATTTACCGGATGTGCACTGTTTATCGTATATGTAAGACATATGAAGAAGGTGGAGGGGAAGATAAAGTAA
- a CDS encoding AAA domain-containing protein: MDTRKEMIVIQGVIKTCKVALCEYNREMYSWNVWYNDGRFSIYRYDEVEKLTNPKVLNPVEYRISRNGKEFFNIEEIYVFNGREEEYWHICFKKEIQGDYFRRDLSIDKSILSQGNEANKFEYMKQIAELSDLRNNRTGDKLLVKKYEKISFISPYVALSHYLNPANYKIKKGNYTPIFPFGCNNSQYTAVKKAMENQISVIQGPPGTGKTQTILNIIANILMDGKTVQIVSGNNSATENVYEKLSFPEYNMGFIAARLGNSENKKRFIEQQSIDYPDFSSWRVHTDILALQRKIHEDSVKLRTVFDKQERLAALRQELSQMLIEQEYFNQYVQEKNIYIAKIKFRKKISSKKWIELWQEWQMAVEEKQKISLWIKLKSLFMYGIGDWKFYKQDITNVITIFQVMYYYARKEELTSEILEIETYLKNTDQNLLNNLCSESMLVLKNQIAKRYGNNTERRIFTEDDLWKNSEEVLAEYPVVLSTTFSARNSLNSKIIYDYLIMDEASQVDIATGVLALSCARNVVIVGDTKQLPNVVPNDIKNRADAIFNNFKIDEGYRYTKSFLQSVLEIIPNVTQTMLREHYRCHPKIINFCNQKFYHGELLIMTEDHGEEDVLSVVKTVVGNHARDHYSQRQIDVIKNEIIPQRNLDLQKTGIITPYRNQMEALCNEILDTDIATVHKFQGREKENIIISTVDDEISDFVDDPYLLNVAVSRAKKRLILVVTGNEQTRERNITDLVAYIQYNNFEVTDSKIYSIFDYLYKQYTEARKLYLKNHPKVSKYDSENLMYSLIEDILAENKYASLDVVCHFPLNKLIRSSELLSDEERRYVAQSGTHVDFLIYSRLGKKPILAIEVDGYEYHQAESKQAFRDSKKNHIFELYKIPLLRFCTNGSGEKQQIIEKLEEVMG, from the coding sequence ATGGATACAAGAAAAGAAATGATAGTTATACAGGGTGTAATAAAAACATGCAAGGTAGCATTATGTGAATACAATAGAGAAATGTATTCCTGGAATGTTTGGTATAACGATGGAAGGTTTTCTATATATAGGTATGATGAAGTGGAAAAATTAACAAATCCCAAGGTTTTAAATCCTGTTGAATACCGCATTAGCAGGAATGGTAAGGAATTCTTTAATATAGAAGAAATCTATGTTTTTAATGGTAGAGAAGAGGAATATTGGCATATTTGTTTCAAAAAAGAAATACAAGGCGATTATTTTCGGAGAGATCTTAGCATAGATAAATCCATTTTAAGTCAGGGTAATGAAGCAAATAAATTTGAGTATATGAAGCAGATTGCAGAATTGAGTGATCTCAGAAATAATAGAACAGGTGATAAATTACTGGTAAAGAAATATGAGAAAATATCCTTCATAAGCCCATATGTAGCATTATCCCATTACTTGAATCCGGCTAATTATAAAATAAAAAAGGGAAATTATACTCCAATCTTTCCGTTTGGGTGTAATAACAGTCAGTATACAGCAGTGAAAAAGGCGATGGAGAATCAGATCAGTGTCATTCAGGGACCTCCTGGTACTGGCAAGACTCAGACAATTTTGAACATAATTGCAAATATTTTAATGGATGGAAAAACAGTTCAGATTGTTTCTGGAAATAATTCAGCTACTGAAAATGTATATGAGAAATTGAGTTTTCCAGAGTATAATATGGGATTTATTGCAGCACGATTAGGTAATTCCGAAAATAAAAAACGTTTTATAGAACAACAAAGCATTGACTATCCTGACTTTTCATCATGGAGAGTACATACGGATATTCTTGCGTTACAGAGAAAAATACACGAAGATTCTGTTAAATTAAGGACTGTATTTGATAAACAGGAAAGATTGGCTGCATTAAGACAAGAACTTTCACAGATGCTTATAGAACAGGAATATTTTAATCAATATGTACAGGAAAAGAATATCTATATAGCAAAAATAAAGTTCCGGAAAAAGATATCATCGAAAAAATGGATCGAATTATGGCAGGAGTGGCAGATGGCTGTAGAGGAAAAACAGAAAATCAGTTTATGGATTAAATTGAAGTCATTATTTATGTATGGGATAGGAGATTGGAAATTTTATAAACAGGATATCACAAATGTAATTACAATATTTCAGGTTATGTATTATTATGCAAGAAAAGAAGAATTAACAAGTGAAATATTAGAAATAGAAACCTATTTAAAAAATACGGATCAGAATTTATTAAATAATCTATGTAGTGAATCTATGTTGGTTTTAAAAAATCAGATAGCAAAAAGATATGGAAATAACACGGAACGTAGAATATTTACGGAAGATGATTTATGGAAAAATTCGGAGGAGGTATTAGCGGAATATCCTGTCGTATTGAGTACAACATTTTCAGCCAGAAACAGTCTGAATTCGAAAATAATATATGATTATCTTATTATGGATGAAGCTTCACAGGTTGATATCGCAACAGGAGTATTAGCCCTTTCGTGTGCACGGAATGTTGTAATTGTTGGAGATACGAAGCAGTTGCCTAATGTTGTCCCAAATGATATAAAAAACAGAGCAGATGCTATATTTAATAATTTTAAAATTGATGAGGGATATCGGTATACCAAGAGTTTTTTGCAATCTGTTTTAGAAATTATACCAAATGTTACACAAACGATGTTGCGTGAGCACTACAGGTGTCATCCGAAGATAATTAATTTCTGTAATCAAAAATTTTATCATGGTGAATTGTTAATTATGACAGAGGATCATGGTGAGGAAGATGTGTTGTCAGTTGTTAAAACAGTTGTAGGAAATCATGCGAGAGATCATTATAGTCAGAGACAGATTGATGTTATAAAAAATGAAATTATTCCGCAGCGTAATCTTGATTTACAGAAAACAGGCATTATAACGCCATACAGAAACCAAATGGAAGCATTGTGTAATGAAATTTTAGATACAGATATTGCAACGGTACATAAATTTCAAGGACGGGAAAAGGAGAATATAATAATTTCTACCGTTGATGATGAGATTTCAGATTTTGTTGATGATCCATATTTGCTTAATGTTGCTGTATCGCGAGCAAAAAAGAGACTGATATTAGTGGTAACAGGAAATGAACAAACACGGGAGCGTAACATAACAGATTTGGTTGCTTATATTCAATACAATAATTTTGAAGTTACAGATAGCAAAATTTATTCTATATTTGATTATTTGTACAAGCAATATACAGAAGCAAGAAAGTTATATTTGAAGAATCATCCAAAAGTGTCAAAGTACGATTCTGAAAACTTAATGTATAGTTTAATTGAGGATATTCTTGCTGAAAATAAATATGCAAGTTTGGATGTCGTTTGCCACTTCCCTTTGAATAAACTAATAAGAAGTTCAGAGTTGTTAAGTGATGAAGAAAGGCGATATGTTGCCCAGTCTGGTACGCATGTAGATTTCCTTATATATAGCAGACTTGGTAAAAAGCCGATACTTGCTATCGAAGTCGATGGATATGAATATCATCAGGCAGAATCCAAACAGGCTTTCAGAGATTCAAAGAAAAATCATATATTTGAGTTGTATAAAATTCCATTATTGCGGTTTTGTACAAATGGAAGTGGAGAAAAGCAACAGATTATTGAAAAGTTGGAAGAAGTGATGGGATAG
- a CDS encoding response regulator transcription factor: MQKILIVEDDTNINNLLQEALSKAGYSCEQAFSGTEAKLLLNMQEHSYALVLLDLMLPGITGEAVLEEIRKKGNLPVIVLTAKDSLDEKVKVLTSGADDYITKPFEIREVLARIQVQLRHTEEKEIKESNLSFREMVLNKATFQVSIGGKILPKITRQEFAILELLLRNPKQVFSKEDIFEYAWDEPYMGETKTLDVHISNIRKKIKTVTSEEYIETVWGIGYRLHL; encoded by the coding sequence ATGCAGAAAATACTGATTGTAGAAGATGATACAAATATCAATAATCTGCTTCAGGAAGCATTATCCAAAGCAGGCTATTCCTGTGAGCAGGCGTTTTCCGGAACTGAGGCAAAGCTGCTTTTGAATATGCAGGAGCATAGCTATGCACTGGTGTTGCTGGATTTGATGTTGCCGGGAATTACAGGAGAAGCAGTTCTGGAGGAAATACGGAAAAAGGGAAATCTTCCGGTTATTGTTTTGACTGCGAAAGATAGCTTGGATGAAAAGGTAAAGGTTTTAACTAGTGGGGCTGATGATTATATAACGAAACCTTTTGAAATCAGAGAGGTACTGGCAAGAATTCAGGTACAGCTTCGTCATACAGAAGAAAAGGAAATAAAAGAATCTAACCTTTCGTTCAGAGAGATGGTATTGAACAAAGCTACTTTTCAGGTCAGCATTGGTGGAAAAATACTTCCTAAGATAACAAGACAGGAGTTTGCGATTTTAGAATTACTGCTCAGAAATCCGAAGCAGGTTTTCAGTAAAGAGGACATTTTTGAATATGCGTGGGACGAACCATATATGGGTGAAACAAAAACTCTGGATGTACATATAAGCAATATTCGTAAAAAGATAAAAACAGTTACATCTGAGGAATATATTGAAACAGTCTGGGGAATCGGTTATCGTCTTCATCTATAA
- a CDS encoding ATP-binding protein encodes MKADMRNKKFGANVHKENNFNVLKTVGIYGPNNAGKTCLIKCIRAIRNVLLNKKNGLMPNIFTDSDVCELGVTFMASGRKFSYDFKYDAEKEEYIYESFSEIFKDKYNNEKEVCWLKKDTVSEIYECIDESVQTMISVVSKNNLLCYVVDTSKFEHINEMKQILVGFAEKIDIINMNNIPMQHTIELMKNKNQLQQKVVGFIKNADLYMDNFEYVDMDRIQLKTGEGVEKPDEKVLDIPENIMDQIRLVSTYKGVHVPSMMFDSTGTKKIAAIASYVIEALEQGRILVVDELDSSIHFKLTRAIVAMFNNELNTSAQMIFTVHDINLMDCKRMFRKEQIWFVHKDADGVYVYSLADFTAQQGVRDTTDVMEKYRKGALGALPDPELINSLLSIKGDVKGDDADAK; translated from the coding sequence ATGAAAGCAGATATGCGAAATAAGAAATTTGGAGCCAATGTTCACAAAGAAAACAATTTTAATGTCCTTAAAACGGTAGGAATATATGGACCAAACAATGCAGGGAAAACATGTTTAATTAAGTGTATTAGGGCAATAAGAAATGTGCTTTTAAATAAGAAAAATGGACTGATGCCGAATATATTTACTGATAGTGATGTATGCGAATTAGGTGTTACATTTATGGCATCTGGAAGAAAATTTTCTTATGATTTTAAGTATGACGCAGAAAAAGAAGAATATATATATGAGTCATTTTCGGAGATATTTAAAGATAAGTACAACAACGAAAAGGAAGTTTGTTGGTTGAAAAAAGATACTGTTAGTGAAATATATGAGTGTATTGATGAATCTGTTCAGACTATGATTTCAGTTGTATCAAAGAATAATTTGTTATGCTATGTGGTAGATACAAGTAAATTCGAACATATCAATGAGATGAAGCAGATTCTTGTCGGATTTGCAGAAAAAATTGATATCATCAATATGAATAACATACCTATGCAGCACACGATTGAACTCATGAAGAATAAGAATCAGTTGCAGCAGAAGGTTGTTGGGTTCATAAAAAATGCTGACTTATACATGGATAATTTTGAATATGTGGATATGGATAGGATACAGCTGAAAACTGGTGAAGGCGTCGAAAAGCCAGATGAGAAAGTGCTAGATATTCCAGAGAACATTATGGATCAAATCAGATTGGTATCTACTTATAAGGGAGTCCATGTGCCAAGCATGATGTTTGACTCCACAGGAACAAAGAAGATTGCGGCTATTGCCAGCTATGTAATTGAAGCACTTGAACAAGGCAGGATTTTAGTCGTGGATGAGTTGGATAGCAGTATTCATTTTAAGCTTACTAGGGCGATTGTTGCTATGTTTAATAATGAATTGAATACAAGTGCACAGATGATATTTACAGTACATGATATAAATCTTATGGATTGCAAAAGAATGTTCCGGAAGGAGCAGATTTGGTTTGTTCATAAGGATGCAGACGGCGTATATGTGTATTCACTTGCAGATTTTACAGCACAGCAGGGCGTACGAGATACGACAGATGTTATGGAAAAATATCGGAAAGGTGCTCTTGGAGCATTGCCTGATCCAGAACTAATCAATTCCTTGCTTAGTATTAAAGGTGATGTAAAGGGGGATGATGCCGATGCCAAATAA